One window of Phalacrocorax carbo chromosome 1, bPhaCar2.1, whole genome shotgun sequence genomic DNA carries:
- the VPS36 gene encoding vacuolar protein-sorting-associated protein 36 produces MDRFVWTSGLLELGETLVVQQRGVRLCDGEEKLKFDSGVLLLSTHRLIWRDQKNHECCIAVPLSQIVFVEEQAAGIGKSAKIVVHLHPASSNKEPGPFQSSKYSYIKLSFKEHGQIEFYRRLSEEITQRRWENMPTGQTMQVNKDPQAGRIRAVGIVGIERKLEEKRKETDKNISEAFEDLSKLMEKAKEMVELSKSIANKIKEKQGDITEDETIRFKSYLLSMGIANPVTRETYGSGTHYHMQLAKQLAGILQTPLEERGGIMSLTEVYCLVNRARGLELLSPEDLVNACKMLESLKLPLRLRIFDSGVMVIELQSHNEEEMVASALETVSEKGSLTADEFAKLVGMSVLLAKERLLLAEKMGHLCRDDSVEGLRFYPNLFLTQS; encoded by the exons ATGGATAGGTTCGTGTGGACTAGcgggctgctggagctgggggagaCGTTGGTGGTCCAGCAGCGCGGCGTGCGCCTCTGCGACGGGGAGGAGAAG tTGAAATTTGATAGCGGAGTATTACTGCTAAGCACACACAGACTAATCTGGAGAGATCAGAAGAATCAC GAGTGCTGCATTGCTGTACCTCTGTCTCAGATCGTCTTTGTTGAAGAGCAAGCAGCTGGGATAGGAAAAAG TGCCAAAATAGTTGTTCATCTTCATCCTGCTTCTTCAAACAAAGAGCCTGGTCCATTCCAAAGCAGCAAATATTCCTACATAAAACTTTCATTCAAAGAACATGGGCAGATTGAG TTCTATAGACGATTATCAGAAGAAATCACACAAAGAAGATGGGAGAACATGCCCACTGGTCAGACCATGCAAGTTAACAAGGATCCACAG gcaGGAAGAATAAGGGCTGTAGGAATTGTAGGGATCGAAAGgaaattagaggaaaaaagaaaagagactgaCAAAAACATTTCCGAG gCTTTTGAGGATCTTAGCAAACTAATGGAGAAG GCTAAGGAAATGGTGGAGTTATCAAAGTCAATAGCTAAcaagattaaagaaaaacaaggtgACATCACTGAAGATGAG aCTATTAGGTTCAAGTCCTATCTACTGAGTATGGGTATAGCTAATCCAGTTACTAGGGAAACATATGGATCAGGTACACATTACCACATGCAACTGGCGAAGCAACTAGCTGGAATACTGCAGACGCCGTTAGAG GAGCGAGGAGGGATCATGTCACTTACAGAAGTGTACTGTCTGGTAAATCGCGCACGAGGATTAGAG TTGCTGTCACCAGAAGATTTAGTAAATGCTTGTAAGATGCTGGAGTCACTGAAATTACCACTAAG GCTTCGGATATTTGACAGTGGTGTGATGGTGATTGAACTCCAGTCTCATAATGAAGAGGAAATGGTAGCTTCTGCTTTAGAGACA GTATCTGAAAAGGGTTCTCTCACAGCTGACGAGTTTGCTAAGCTCGTGGGGATGTCTGTTCTCTTAGCCAAAGAAAG GCTGCTGCTTGCTGAAAAGATGGGCCATCTTTGCAGAGACGATTCAGTGGAAGGCTTGAGATTCTACCCAAATTTATTTCTGACGCAAAGCTAA